A region from the Aquila chrysaetos chrysaetos chromosome 15, bAquChr1.4, whole genome shotgun sequence genome encodes:
- the PCBP2 gene encoding poly(rC)-binding protein 2 isoform X16, with amino-acid sequence MDTGVIEGGLNVTLTIRLLMHGKEVGSIIGKKGESVKKMREESGARINISEGNCPERIITLAGPTNAIFKAFAMIIDKLEEDISSSMTNSTAASRPPVTLRLVVPASQCGSLIGKGGCKIKEIRESTGAQVQVAGDMLPNSTERAITIAGIPQSIIECVKQICVVMLESPPKGVTIPYRPKPSSSPVIFAGGQLTKLHQLAMQQSHFPMSHGNTGFSGIESSSPEVKGYWAGLDASAQTTSHELTIPNDLIGCIIGRQGAKINEIRQMSGAQIKIANPVEGSTDRQVTITGSAASISLAQYLINVRLSSETGGMGSS; translated from the exons ATGGACACCGGTGTCATTGAAGGTGGTTTAAATGTCACGCTCACCATCCGACTACTTATGCACGGAAAG GAGGTGGGAAGCATCATTGGGAAG AAAGGGGAGTCAGTGAAGAAGATGCGCGAGGAG AGTGGTGCTCGCATTAACATCTCAGAAGGGAACTGCCCCGAACGGATTATCACCCTTGCTGGACCTACCAATGCCATCTTCAAAGCTTTTGCGATGATCATTGACAAACTGGAAGAG GACATCAGCAGCTCCATGACCAACAGTACAGCTGCCAGCCGGCCCCCAGTCACCCTCCGGCTCGTGGTACCCGCCAGCCAGTGCGGTTCCCTCATTGGAAAAGGAGGCTGCAAGATCAAAGAGATAAGAGAG AGCACAGGGGCACAGGTCCAGGTGGCAGGAGACATGCTGCCCAACTCGACCGAGCGAGCCATCACCATCGCTGGGATCCCACAGTCCATCATTGAGTGCGTCAAACAGATCTGCGTCGTCATGCTTGAG TCTCCCCCGAAGGGCGTCACCATCCCGTACCGACCCAAGCCATCCAGCTCTCCCGTCATCTTTGCAGGCGGTCAG cTGACCAAGCTGCACCAGTTGGCAATGCAACAGTCACACTTTCCAATGTCTCATGGCAACACTGGATTCAGTG GCATTGAATCCAGCTCTCCAGAGGTGAAAGGCTATTGGG CAGGTTTGGATGCCTCCGCTCAAACCACCTCTCACGAACTCACCATTCCAAATGAT CTGATTGGCTGCATCATTGGGCGTCAGGGCGCCAAAATCAATGAGATCCGCCAGATGTCTGGGGCGCAGATCAAAATTGCCAATCCAGTGGAAGGATCTACTGACAGGCAGGTTACCATAACTGGATCTGCAGCGAGCATTAGCTTGGCCCAGTATCTAATTAATGTCAG
- the PCBP2 gene encoding poly(rC)-binding protein 2 isoform X13, giving the protein MDTGVIEGGLNVTLTIRLLMHGKEVGSIIGKKGESVKKMREESGARINISEGNCPERIITLAGPTNAIFKAFAMIIDKLEEDISSSMTNSTAASRPPVTLRLVVPASQCGSLIGKGGCKIKEIRESTGAQVQVAGDMLPNSTERAITIAGIPQSIIECVKQICVVMLESPPKGVTIPYRPKPSSSPVIFAGGQAYTIQGQYAIPQPDLTKLHQLAMQQSHFPMSHGNTGFSGIESSSPEVKGYWGLDASAQTTSHELTIPNDLIGCIIGRQGAKINEIRQMSGAQIKIANPVEGSTDRQVTITGSAASISLAQYLINVRLSSETGGMGSS; this is encoded by the exons ATGGACACCGGTGTCATTGAAGGTGGTTTAAATGTCACGCTCACCATCCGACTACTTATGCACGGAAAG GAGGTGGGAAGCATCATTGGGAAG AAAGGGGAGTCAGTGAAGAAGATGCGCGAGGAG AGTGGTGCTCGCATTAACATCTCAGAAGGGAACTGCCCCGAACGGATTATCACCCTTGCTGGACCTACCAATGCCATCTTCAAAGCTTTTGCGATGATCATTGACAAACTGGAAGAG GACATCAGCAGCTCCATGACCAACAGTACAGCTGCCAGCCGGCCCCCAGTCACCCTCCGGCTCGTGGTACCCGCCAGCCAGTGCGGTTCCCTCATTGGAAAAGGAGGCTGCAAGATCAAAGAGATAAGAGAG AGCACAGGGGCACAGGTCCAGGTGGCAGGAGACATGCTGCCCAACTCGACCGAGCGAGCCATCACCATCGCTGGGATCCCACAGTCCATCATTGAGTGCGTCAAACAGATCTGCGTCGTCATGCTTGAG TCTCCCCCGAAGGGCGTCACCATCCCGTACCGACCCAAGCCATCCAGCTCTCCCGTCATCTTTGCAGGCGGTCAG GCCTATACCATTCAAGGACAGTATGCCATTCCACAGCCAGAT cTGACCAAGCTGCACCAGTTGGCAATGCAACAGTCACACTTTCCAATGTCTCATGGCAACACTGGATTCAGTG GCATTGAATCCAGCTCTCCAGAGGTGAAAGGCTATTGGG GTTTGGATGCCTCCGCTCAAACCACCTCTCACGAACTCACCATTCCAAATGAT CTGATTGGCTGCATCATTGGGCGTCAGGGCGCCAAAATCAATGAGATCCGCCAGATGTCTGGGGCGCAGATCAAAATTGCCAATCCAGTGGAAGGATCTACTGACAGGCAGGTTACCATAACTGGATCTGCAGCGAGCATTAGCTTGGCCCAGTATCTAATTAATGTCAG
- the PCBP2 gene encoding poly(rC)-binding protein 2 isoform X11, whose amino-acid sequence MDTGVIEGGLNVTLTIRLLMHGKEVGSIIGKKGESVKKMREESGARINISEGNCPERIITLAGPTNAIFKAFAMIIDKLEEDISSSMTNSTAASRPPVTLRLVVPASQCGSLIGKGGCKIKEIRESTGAQVQVAGDMLPNSTERAITIAGIPQSIIECVKQICVVMLESPPKGVTIPYRPKPSSSPVIFAGGQDRYSSGSASYPHTAPSMCLNSDLEGPPQELTKLHQLAMQQSHFPMSHGNTGFSGLDASAQTTSHELTIPNDLIGCIIGRQGAKINEIRQMSGAQIKIANPVEGSTDRQVTITGSAASISLAQYLINVRLSSETGGMGSS is encoded by the exons ATGGACACCGGTGTCATTGAAGGTGGTTTAAATGTCACGCTCACCATCCGACTACTTATGCACGGAAAG GAGGTGGGAAGCATCATTGGGAAG AAAGGGGAGTCAGTGAAGAAGATGCGCGAGGAG AGTGGTGCTCGCATTAACATCTCAGAAGGGAACTGCCCCGAACGGATTATCACCCTTGCTGGACCTACCAATGCCATCTTCAAAGCTTTTGCGATGATCATTGACAAACTGGAAGAG GACATCAGCAGCTCCATGACCAACAGTACAGCTGCCAGCCGGCCCCCAGTCACCCTCCGGCTCGTGGTACCCGCCAGCCAGTGCGGTTCCCTCATTGGAAAAGGAGGCTGCAAGATCAAAGAGATAAGAGAG AGCACAGGGGCACAGGTCCAGGTGGCAGGAGACATGCTGCCCAACTCGACCGAGCGAGCCATCACCATCGCTGGGATCCCACAGTCCATCATTGAGTGCGTCAAACAGATCTGCGTCGTCATGCTTGAG TCTCCCCCGAAGGGCGTCACCATCCCGTACCGACCCAAGCCATCCAGCTCTCCCGTCATCTTTGCAGGCGGTCAG GACAGGTACAGCAGCGGCAGTGCGAGCTACCCCCACACCGCCCCATCCATGTGCCTCAACTCTGACTTGGAGGGACCACCTCAGGAG cTGACCAAGCTGCACCAGTTGGCAATGCAACAGTCACACTTTCCAATGTCTCATGGCAACACTGGATTCAGTG GTTTGGATGCCTCCGCTCAAACCACCTCTCACGAACTCACCATTCCAAATGAT CTGATTGGCTGCATCATTGGGCGTCAGGGCGCCAAAATCAATGAGATCCGCCAGATGTCTGGGGCGCAGATCAAAATTGCCAATCCAGTGGAAGGATCTACTGACAGGCAGGTTACCATAACTGGATCTGCAGCGAGCATTAGCTTGGCCCAGTATCTAATTAATGTCAG
- the PCBP2 gene encoding poly(rC)-binding protein 2 isoform X8 — protein sequence MDTGVIEGGLNVTLTIRLLMHGKEVGSIIGKKGESVKKMREESGARINISEGNCPERIITLAGPTNAIFKAFAMIIDKLEEDISSSMTNSTAASRPPVTLRLVVPASQCGSLIGKGGCKIKEIRESTGAQVQVAGDMLPNSTERAITIAGIPQSIIECVKQICVVMLESPPKGVTIPYRPKPSSSPVIFAGGQDRYSSGSASYPHTAPSMCLNSDLEGPPQEAYTIQGQYAIPQPDLTKLHQLAMQQSHFPMSHGNTGFSGLDASAQTTSHELTIPNDLIGCIIGRQGAKINEIRQMSGAQIKIANPVEGSTDRQVTITGSAASISLAQYLINVRLSSETGGMGSS from the exons ATGGACACCGGTGTCATTGAAGGTGGTTTAAATGTCACGCTCACCATCCGACTACTTATGCACGGAAAG GAGGTGGGAAGCATCATTGGGAAG AAAGGGGAGTCAGTGAAGAAGATGCGCGAGGAG AGTGGTGCTCGCATTAACATCTCAGAAGGGAACTGCCCCGAACGGATTATCACCCTTGCTGGACCTACCAATGCCATCTTCAAAGCTTTTGCGATGATCATTGACAAACTGGAAGAG GACATCAGCAGCTCCATGACCAACAGTACAGCTGCCAGCCGGCCCCCAGTCACCCTCCGGCTCGTGGTACCCGCCAGCCAGTGCGGTTCCCTCATTGGAAAAGGAGGCTGCAAGATCAAAGAGATAAGAGAG AGCACAGGGGCACAGGTCCAGGTGGCAGGAGACATGCTGCCCAACTCGACCGAGCGAGCCATCACCATCGCTGGGATCCCACAGTCCATCATTGAGTGCGTCAAACAGATCTGCGTCGTCATGCTTGAG TCTCCCCCGAAGGGCGTCACCATCCCGTACCGACCCAAGCCATCCAGCTCTCCCGTCATCTTTGCAGGCGGTCAG GACAGGTACAGCAGCGGCAGTGCGAGCTACCCCCACACCGCCCCATCCATGTGCCTCAACTCTGACTTGGAGGGACCACCTCAGGAG GCCTATACCATTCAAGGACAGTATGCCATTCCACAGCCAGAT cTGACCAAGCTGCACCAGTTGGCAATGCAACAGTCACACTTTCCAATGTCTCATGGCAACACTGGATTCAGTG GTTTGGATGCCTCCGCTCAAACCACCTCTCACGAACTCACCATTCCAAATGAT CTGATTGGCTGCATCATTGGGCGTCAGGGCGCCAAAATCAATGAGATCCGCCAGATGTCTGGGGCGCAGATCAAAATTGCCAATCCAGTGGAAGGATCTACTGACAGGCAGGTTACCATAACTGGATCTGCAGCGAGCATTAGCTTGGCCCAGTATCTAATTAATGTCAG
- the PCBP2 gene encoding poly(rC)-binding protein 2 isoform X12, translated as MDTGVIEGGLNVTLTIRLLMHGKEVGSIIGKKGESVKKMREESGARINISEGNCPERIITLAGPTNAIFKAFAMIIDKLEEDISSSMTNSTAASRPPVTLRLVVPASQCGSLIGKGGCKIKEIRESTGAQVQVAGDMLPNSTERAITIAGIPQSIIECVKQICVVMLESPPKGVTIPYRPKPSSSPVIFAGGQAYTIQGQYAIPQPDLTKLHQLAMQQSHFPMSHGNTGFSGIESSSPEVKGYWAGLDASAQTTSHELTIPNDLIGCIIGRQGAKINEIRQMSGAQIKIANPVEGSTDRQVTITGSAASISLAQYLINVRLSSETGGMGSS; from the exons ATGGACACCGGTGTCATTGAAGGTGGTTTAAATGTCACGCTCACCATCCGACTACTTATGCACGGAAAG GAGGTGGGAAGCATCATTGGGAAG AAAGGGGAGTCAGTGAAGAAGATGCGCGAGGAG AGTGGTGCTCGCATTAACATCTCAGAAGGGAACTGCCCCGAACGGATTATCACCCTTGCTGGACCTACCAATGCCATCTTCAAAGCTTTTGCGATGATCATTGACAAACTGGAAGAG GACATCAGCAGCTCCATGACCAACAGTACAGCTGCCAGCCGGCCCCCAGTCACCCTCCGGCTCGTGGTACCCGCCAGCCAGTGCGGTTCCCTCATTGGAAAAGGAGGCTGCAAGATCAAAGAGATAAGAGAG AGCACAGGGGCACAGGTCCAGGTGGCAGGAGACATGCTGCCCAACTCGACCGAGCGAGCCATCACCATCGCTGGGATCCCACAGTCCATCATTGAGTGCGTCAAACAGATCTGCGTCGTCATGCTTGAG TCTCCCCCGAAGGGCGTCACCATCCCGTACCGACCCAAGCCATCCAGCTCTCCCGTCATCTTTGCAGGCGGTCAG GCCTATACCATTCAAGGACAGTATGCCATTCCACAGCCAGAT cTGACCAAGCTGCACCAGTTGGCAATGCAACAGTCACACTTTCCAATGTCTCATGGCAACACTGGATTCAGTG GCATTGAATCCAGCTCTCCAGAGGTGAAAGGCTATTGGG CAGGTTTGGATGCCTCCGCTCAAACCACCTCTCACGAACTCACCATTCCAAATGAT CTGATTGGCTGCATCATTGGGCGTCAGGGCGCCAAAATCAATGAGATCCGCCAGATGTCTGGGGCGCAGATCAAAATTGCCAATCCAGTGGAAGGATCTACTGACAGGCAGGTTACCATAACTGGATCTGCAGCGAGCATTAGCTTGGCCCAGTATCTAATTAATGTCAG
- the PCBP2 gene encoding poly(rC)-binding protein 2 isoform X9, with translation MDTGVIEGGLNVTLTIRLLMHGKEVGSIIGKKGESVKKMREESGARINISEGNCPERIITLAGPTNAIFKAFAMIIDKLEEDISSSMTNSTAASRPPVTLRLVVPASQCGSLIGKGGCKIKEIRESTGAQVQVAGDMLPNSTERAITIAGIPQSIIECVKQICVVMLESPPKGVTIPYRPKPSSSPVIFAGGQDRYSSGSASYPHTAPSMCLNSDLEGPPQELTKLHQLAMQQSHFPMSHGNTGFSGIESSSPEVKGYWAGLDASAQTTSHELTIPNDLIGCIIGRQGAKINEIRQMSGAQIKIANPVEGSTDRQVTITGSAASISLAQYLINVRLSSETGGMGSS, from the exons ATGGACACCGGTGTCATTGAAGGTGGTTTAAATGTCACGCTCACCATCCGACTACTTATGCACGGAAAG GAGGTGGGAAGCATCATTGGGAAG AAAGGGGAGTCAGTGAAGAAGATGCGCGAGGAG AGTGGTGCTCGCATTAACATCTCAGAAGGGAACTGCCCCGAACGGATTATCACCCTTGCTGGACCTACCAATGCCATCTTCAAAGCTTTTGCGATGATCATTGACAAACTGGAAGAG GACATCAGCAGCTCCATGACCAACAGTACAGCTGCCAGCCGGCCCCCAGTCACCCTCCGGCTCGTGGTACCCGCCAGCCAGTGCGGTTCCCTCATTGGAAAAGGAGGCTGCAAGATCAAAGAGATAAGAGAG AGCACAGGGGCACAGGTCCAGGTGGCAGGAGACATGCTGCCCAACTCGACCGAGCGAGCCATCACCATCGCTGGGATCCCACAGTCCATCATTGAGTGCGTCAAACAGATCTGCGTCGTCATGCTTGAG TCTCCCCCGAAGGGCGTCACCATCCCGTACCGACCCAAGCCATCCAGCTCTCCCGTCATCTTTGCAGGCGGTCAG GACAGGTACAGCAGCGGCAGTGCGAGCTACCCCCACACCGCCCCATCCATGTGCCTCAACTCTGACTTGGAGGGACCACCTCAGGAG cTGACCAAGCTGCACCAGTTGGCAATGCAACAGTCACACTTTCCAATGTCTCATGGCAACACTGGATTCAGTG GCATTGAATCCAGCTCTCCAGAGGTGAAAGGCTATTGGG CAGGTTTGGATGCCTCCGCTCAAACCACCTCTCACGAACTCACCATTCCAAATGAT CTGATTGGCTGCATCATTGGGCGTCAGGGCGCCAAAATCAATGAGATCCGCCAGATGTCTGGGGCGCAGATCAAAATTGCCAATCCAGTGGAAGGATCTACTGACAGGCAGGTTACCATAACTGGATCTGCAGCGAGCATTAGCTTGGCCCAGTATCTAATTAATGTCAG
- the PCBP2 gene encoding poly(rC)-binding protein 2 isoform X14, whose translation MDTGVIEGGLNVTLTIRLLMHGKEVGSIIGKKGESVKKMREESGARINISEGNCPERIITLAGPTNAIFKAFAMIIDKLEEDISSSMTNSTAASRPPVTLRLVVPASQCGSLIGKGGCKIKEIRESTGAQVQVAGDMLPNSTERAITIAGIPQSIIECVKQICVVMLESPPKGVTIPYRPKPSSSPVIFAGGQAYTIQGQYAIPQPDLTKLHQLAMQQSHFPMSHGNTGFSAGLDASAQTTSHELTIPNDLIGCIIGRQGAKINEIRQMSGAQIKIANPVEGSTDRQVTITGSAASISLAQYLINVRLSSETGGMGSS comes from the exons ATGGACACCGGTGTCATTGAAGGTGGTTTAAATGTCACGCTCACCATCCGACTACTTATGCACGGAAAG GAGGTGGGAAGCATCATTGGGAAG AAAGGGGAGTCAGTGAAGAAGATGCGCGAGGAG AGTGGTGCTCGCATTAACATCTCAGAAGGGAACTGCCCCGAACGGATTATCACCCTTGCTGGACCTACCAATGCCATCTTCAAAGCTTTTGCGATGATCATTGACAAACTGGAAGAG GACATCAGCAGCTCCATGACCAACAGTACAGCTGCCAGCCGGCCCCCAGTCACCCTCCGGCTCGTGGTACCCGCCAGCCAGTGCGGTTCCCTCATTGGAAAAGGAGGCTGCAAGATCAAAGAGATAAGAGAG AGCACAGGGGCACAGGTCCAGGTGGCAGGAGACATGCTGCCCAACTCGACCGAGCGAGCCATCACCATCGCTGGGATCCCACAGTCCATCATTGAGTGCGTCAAACAGATCTGCGTCGTCATGCTTGAG TCTCCCCCGAAGGGCGTCACCATCCCGTACCGACCCAAGCCATCCAGCTCTCCCGTCATCTTTGCAGGCGGTCAG GCCTATACCATTCAAGGACAGTATGCCATTCCACAGCCAGAT cTGACCAAGCTGCACCAGTTGGCAATGCAACAGTCACACTTTCCAATGTCTCATGGCAACACTGGATTCAGTG CAGGTTTGGATGCCTCCGCTCAAACCACCTCTCACGAACTCACCATTCCAAATGAT CTGATTGGCTGCATCATTGGGCGTCAGGGCGCCAAAATCAATGAGATCCGCCAGATGTCTGGGGCGCAGATCAAAATTGCCAATCCAGTGGAAGGATCTACTGACAGGCAGGTTACCATAACTGGATCTGCAGCGAGCATTAGCTTGGCCCAGTATCTAATTAATGTCAG
- the PCBP2 gene encoding poly(rC)-binding protein 2 isoform X10 translates to MDTGVIEGGLNVTLTIRLLMHGKEVGSIIGKKGESVKKMREESGARINISEGNCPERIITLAGPTNAIFKAFAMIIDKLEEDISSSMTNSTAASRPPVTLRLVVPASQCGSLIGKGGCKIKEIRESTGAQVQVAGDMLPNSTERAITIAGIPQSIIECVKQICVVMLESPPKGVTIPYRPKPSSSPVIFAGGQDRYSSGSASYPHTAPSMCLNSDLEGPPQELTKLHQLAMQQSHFPMSHGNTGFSAGLDASAQTTSHELTIPNDLIGCIIGRQGAKINEIRQMSGAQIKIANPVEGSTDRQVTITGSAASISLAQYLINVRLSSETGGMGSS, encoded by the exons ATGGACACCGGTGTCATTGAAGGTGGTTTAAATGTCACGCTCACCATCCGACTACTTATGCACGGAAAG GAGGTGGGAAGCATCATTGGGAAG AAAGGGGAGTCAGTGAAGAAGATGCGCGAGGAG AGTGGTGCTCGCATTAACATCTCAGAAGGGAACTGCCCCGAACGGATTATCACCCTTGCTGGACCTACCAATGCCATCTTCAAAGCTTTTGCGATGATCATTGACAAACTGGAAGAG GACATCAGCAGCTCCATGACCAACAGTACAGCTGCCAGCCGGCCCCCAGTCACCCTCCGGCTCGTGGTACCCGCCAGCCAGTGCGGTTCCCTCATTGGAAAAGGAGGCTGCAAGATCAAAGAGATAAGAGAG AGCACAGGGGCACAGGTCCAGGTGGCAGGAGACATGCTGCCCAACTCGACCGAGCGAGCCATCACCATCGCTGGGATCCCACAGTCCATCATTGAGTGCGTCAAACAGATCTGCGTCGTCATGCTTGAG TCTCCCCCGAAGGGCGTCACCATCCCGTACCGACCCAAGCCATCCAGCTCTCCCGTCATCTTTGCAGGCGGTCAG GACAGGTACAGCAGCGGCAGTGCGAGCTACCCCCACACCGCCCCATCCATGTGCCTCAACTCTGACTTGGAGGGACCACCTCAGGAG cTGACCAAGCTGCACCAGTTGGCAATGCAACAGTCACACTTTCCAATGTCTCATGGCAACACTGGATTCAGTG CAGGTTTGGATGCCTCCGCTCAAACCACCTCTCACGAACTCACCATTCCAAATGAT CTGATTGGCTGCATCATTGGGCGTCAGGGCGCCAAAATCAATGAGATCCGCCAGATGTCTGGGGCGCAGATCAAAATTGCCAATCCAGTGGAAGGATCTACTGACAGGCAGGTTACCATAACTGGATCTGCAGCGAGCATTAGCTTGGCCCAGTATCTAATTAATGTCAG